The Flavobacterium sp. K5-23 genome segment GGTAAATTATCAAAAAACGCTTTTTTCACATCTCTGTATTCTGCAAAAGTGGGATGGTAGTCTAAATGATCATGAGATAAATTAGTGAAAATCCCTGCAGTAAAATGTAAAGCTTCTGTTCTTTTCTGATGAATTCCATGAGAACTTACTTCCATAAAACAGAATTCAACACCTGCCTCAATCATCTCGTTTAAATAATGATTAATTGAAATTGAATCTGGAGTGGTATGCGTCGCTTTATATTCAATATCGTCAACTAAATTTTTCACTGTAGATAACAATCCTACTTTAAATCCTGCTTTTTTAAACAGTTGATACAATAAAGAAGCAATGGTTGTTTTACCATTTGTTCCCGTAATACCTATTAATTTAAGTTTAGCTGATGGATTCCCAAAATAATTTGCAGCCATAAAGGCAAGTGCTTTATTAGTGTCATCCACTTTTATGTATGTAATCCCTTCTGACAATGTTTCAGGTAAAACATCACAAACAATTGTATTTGCACCTAATTGGATCGCCTTTTCAATAAAACTGTGTCCATCAGATATTGAACCACGAATGGCTACAAAAACATCATTTGATTCTACTTTTCTAGAATCAAATTCAATTTTATTAACTGAAATTTCCGTCGATCCTTTTACAGCATCGATGGCTACTTTATATAATATGTCTTTTAGTATAATCACAATAATTCTAATGTTATAGTTGTGTTTTTTATTATATTCTGACCTGCCTGAAGCGATTGTTCTTTAACCTTCCCAACCCCAACAGATTTTACTTTTAATCCTAAATTTTCCAGCAAAGCAATTGCATCCATTCCTGGCATCCCTTTAACATTTGGGACTGAATGCTGTTGTTTTTGTAACTTTGCAAAATAGTTATTATAATTATTTTCCTGCTTAGGAATTTTTCTTTCTAAATTTTTAATCTCGTTTGTCGAGGGCACATCTGTAAAAATCTTTTGAGCTATTCTTTTAAAAACAGGCCCCGCAACATCAGCACCATAATAATTATTATTTACTGTACTAGGCTTATGCACCACTACGATACAAGAATACTTAGGATTGTCAGCAGGGAAATAACCCACAAATGAAGAAGCATAATATTTACCCGCACCTCCATCTTTAGCATAATTAACTTGCGCTGTCCCCGTTTTTCCAGCCATTGAAAAATCTTTCGAAAATAATTTTGAACCTGTTCCTTTTTTTACAACGTTTAATAAAACTGCTTTCAATTTTAATATTGTTTCCTGAGAACAAATTCTAGGATTCAAAACTTCTTTATCGTATTTCTTAATCGTCCTGTTCCATTCTTTTATTTCAGAAACAAACTGTGGTTTAAGCAACTCTCCGTTATTCGCAACAGCGTTATAAAAAGCTAATGTTTGCATTGGGGTAATCGAAACTCCGTACCCAAAAGCCATCCATGGAAGTGAAATATTCGACCAGTTTTTATCACTTGGTTGTGGAATAAAAGGTCGGCCTTCCCCTTTAATCGAAAGCCCTAATGGTTTATTTAATCCAAAATTATTAAGATGGTTTACAAATTTTGACGGATTGTCTTTATAAGCATTGTAAACTGCCTGAACCAAAACCGTATTAGAAGAAAGCTCAAAACCTCTTGCTAATGTAATTTTCCCATAACCTCCTTCATGAGAATCACGAACTTTTCTTCCTGAATAAACAATTACTCCACCTTTGCTATCATAAACTGTGCTAGTATCCGCTTTTTTATCTTCCAGAAGCGCCATTAAATCAGCTAATTTAAATGTAGAACCCGGTTCATGAGATTCAGCTACAGCATAATTAGTAGTTTCGTAATAGCTACCGTCCTTTGCTCTTCCTAAATTTGAAATTGCTTTTACTTGACCTGTATGCGTCTCCATAACAACTACACATCCATGATCGGCCTGATAATCTTCTAATTGTTTTAATAAAGCATGATGTGCTATATCCTGAATGAAAACATCAATAGTCGAAATAACATCATAGCCATCTTGTGGATCCACTTCATTTACATCACGAATAGGCTTCCACTGTCCTTTAGCTATTTTTTGTTTGAGAATTTTACCGTCTTTTCCATTCAAATATTCTTTAAAAGCCCATTCTATACCTTTCCCATTATGTGAACCACCAGCTCCTTTTCGTTCGTATCCAATTGTTCTTTCAGCAATTTTACCTATCGGATGTTCCCTTACTGTTCTTTGCTCAACAATTATTCCGCCTTTAAAAGCGCCTAATTTAAATAAAGGAAACCCTTTAATTTTCACATATTCAGTATAGCTTAAATCACGCGCAACTAAATAGTAACGATTATTGTTAGCCCTTGCTTTTCTTAGTTCATTTTGATAAAAACTACTTGACTTATCTAATACTGTAGCCAATGAATCCGATAATGCTTCTACATTTTTTTCGAAAACTTCAGTTTTAGGAGCAAGTGCGTCAAAACGTATTACATAATTAGGAATAGATGTCGCCAATAAACTTCCATCAGCCGAATAAATATTTCCTTTATTTGCAGGTATAACAAAGTTCCGTACTGTTCTTTCTTTGGCTAATTGTCTGTAATAATCACCCTCAACCCATTGAATGTTTGTTAATTTCACAGCTACTGCAATTGCTATCAAAAAAATAGCAAATGCAACGAGATAGATCCTGTACGATATGTATTTATCTTCTACTGCCATATTTTTTTAAAGAAACTTTTTTCTTCTTCTTTTATTACTTTTATTTTAACTGGAGGAACCGTTGAAGGGAATATTTGTTTTTCAAGCATTTTATCAGAAACAGTCGATTCCATTTTCAATTTCATCAATTGTGAACGACGATCTACAAATTCCGACCTCAACTCTTTTACTTGATTAGATAATTCTGCGATTTTAAATACCTTTTGTTCATATCGTTGTGTATTTGCAATCATAATTATTGCAAGAGCAATTACAAAAACGATAAAACGCCAATTCTTAACAGCATCATCATTTATTAGAAACCTCGCTTTCAACAAGCTATAAACTCCGTTTTTCATCTCTCTCTACATTACAGATTTAAGCTTTCAATTATAGGACGAAGAAAAGATTTCCTGATCCTTATAACTATCGTTTTTCGGCAATCCTTAGTTTTGCACTTCTTGCTCTATTGTTGATCTTAATCTCTTCATTATTGGGAACTATTAACTTTCCAACTGTTTTAAAAGGAACAGAGAAATTACCAAAAAAGTCACGCTCTGGTTCTCCCTCAAACATTCCGTTTTTCATAAAGCGCTTCACTAACCTATCTTCAAGCGAATGGTACGATATAACACTTAGTCTTCCTCCTGGATTCAAGATCTCTAATGACTGCTCAAGAAATTCTTTCAAAACATCCATTTCTTGATTCACTTCAATTCTAATAGCTTGATAGATTTGAGCTAATATTTTATTCCTAACTCTTTCTGGCAAATGTTTCGCCAAAACTTCTTTTAATTCATCCGTAGTTTTAATTGGCTGTACCTCACGCGCATCCACGATTGTTCGTGCTAAAACAGTAGCGTTTTTCAATTCTCCATAATCCAAAAACACTCTTTTTAAATCTGCTTCATCATACTCATTTACAACCTTGTTTGCATTCAGATCATTTTTCTGGCTCATTCTCATATCCAAGTCTGCATCAAAACGAGTAGAAAAACCACGTTCAGCTACATCGAACTGGTGAGAAGAAACACCAAGATCCCCTAGAATACCATCAACACTTTTTACACCGTAAAAACGTAAAAAACGTTTGATAAACCTGAAGTTTTCATTTATAAGAACAAATCTTTCATCAGGTAATGCATTTGCTAAAGCATCTTCATCCTGATCAAAAGCAAACAGCTTTCCATTAGGCCCTAATCTGCTTAATATTTCTTTTGAATGTCCTCCACCACCAAAGGTGACATCAACATAAATGCCATCAGGCTTAATATTTAAACCATCCACAGATTCGTGAAGCAAAACCGGATTATGATATTCCATTGTCGTCGTCATTTATATTACCCATTACTTCTTCAGCCAATTCTGCAAAATCTACATCTTGACCATTTATCGATTCCTCGTATAAATCTTTATCCCAAATCTCCACAATATTAACTGCAGAAGAAAAAACCACATCTTTAGTAATACTTGCAAAACCAACCAAATCCTTAGGCACTAACAAGCGTCCTAAAGAATCTATTTCTACTATCTTCACCCCGGCAGTAAACCTTCTGATGAAATCATTGTTCTTTTTAGAAAATCGATTTAGCTTGTTAATTCTTACCATCATTAAATCCCACTCCACCATTGGATACAATTCTAAACAAGGCTGAAACACGGAGCGCTTCAAAACGAAACCGTCCTGAAGAGATAACGTCAATTGCTTTTTTAAAGGCGCAGGCAATAACACCCTCCCTTTAGCATCGACTTTACACTCGTATGTCCCTACAATTGTATTCAAGTAAATTAGTTTAAAATGATTCAGAGCAAAAATATAAAATTTTTACCACTATTTACCACTATTTACCACTTTGTTAATAAGTTTAACCACTTTCAACCAAAAACCCTTAGTTTATAGACAATCAACACATTAAGGTATTTAAATTTTACTTGTAAGAATATTCTATTTGTAAAAAAGTGTAGGATCAATAGATGAAATTCCTTTTGAAAAACAATCGAAAATTAGTGCAATTAATAAAACTGAAATGTTGAAAAATAAATTGCAACCAAAACAAAAACTATAAAAAAAAAGAATTATAATACAAAAAACTATATCAAAAATTCTTTTTAATTTATTAAACCCTATATTTGTTGCAAATTGAAATTGGCATAAAAAGAAATGGAAAAATACTATAAAAAAGAAGGCATATACAGTTATTACGAAGCAGGTGAAGGAATTCCAATAGTTATATTACATGGTTTAATGGGAGGCCTTAGCAATTTTGATGCTGTTGCTAATTATTTTTCTAATAAAGGATATAAAATCATTATACCCGATTTACCTATTTACACTCAAAACATTTTGAAAACAAATGTTAAGAGCTTTGCTATTTACGTAAAAAACTTTATCACTTTCAAAAATTTAGATCGAGTAATTCTTCTAGGAAACTCTTTAGGAGGTCATATCGCTTTATACCATACTAAAATGTATCCAGAAAAAGTGTCTGGCCTTGTAATCACTGGAAGTTCTGGACTTTACGAAAGTGCAATGGGAGACAGTTACCCTAAAAGAGGTGACTACGAATACATTAAGAAAAAGGCAGAAGACGTTTTTTACGATCCTAAAACGGCTACACCTGAATTAATAGACGAAGTATACGCAACGGTTAACGACCGTATTAAATTGATCAAAACATTGACAATTGCCAAAAGTGCCATTCGTCACAATATGGCAAAAGATTTACCAAAAATGCATGTCCAAACTTGTATTATTTGGGGTAGAAACGACAAAGTAACGCCTCCTGATGTAGCCGAAGAATTTAATAAATTATTACCTAATTCTTCTCTTTACTGGATTGATAAATGTGGACACGCAGCTATGATGGAGCAGCCTGAAGAATTCAATCGAATACTAGAAGAATGGTTAAACAAAACTAATTTACAAGTACCTACATATAAAGAATAGGTTTTACACTATAGAAAGTATGAAAATTAATACTGCTGAATTTATCATTAGCAACTCTGAAGTAGAAAAATGTCCAAAAGACTTTTTACCAGAATACGCATTTATTGGAAGATCCAATGTTGGAAAGTCTTCTTTAATAAATATGCTTACCAATCATAAAAATCTAGCAAAAACTTCAGGAAGACCTGGAAAAACACAATTGATTAATCACTTTTTGATAAACAACAATTGGTTTCTTGTCGATTTACCTGGTTATGGATATGCTAAAGTTTCCAAAAAGACTAAATCTGTTTTTCAACAGTTTATTACTGATTATTTTGAAACAAGAGAACAATTAGTTTGCGCTTTTGTTTTAATTGATATACGTCATGAAGCACAGGCAATTGACATTGAATTTATGTCTTATATGGGAGAAAGTGAAATTCCTTTTTGCATCGTATTTACAAAGGCTGATAAAATCAGTAAAGTGAAAATCGATTCTCATATTGCAGCTTATAAAAAGAAAATGTTCGCTAATAACTGGGCCGAAATGCCTCAATATTTCGTTACTTCAGCAACCGAGTTCACTGGAAAAGAAGATGTTTTAAATTACATTGACGAAGTGAATCAGGAAGTTAACAAAAATGATACTGGTTTTTAATTCCAATATCATTCTAAACAAAAAAAATCCCAAAACATAAAATTTATGTTTTGGGATTTTTTTTCAGAAAAGGATTACTTCTTCAACTCGAGCTTTTCAGCAAAATATTCGCAGAAGTCCTTCATCGTATCAGCCATTTTCTCATCACCAGTAGCACGGTGAAAAGTATCAGACATGGCTACCAATGTTTGGTGGAAGAAAATCTTCATTTCGTCTACCGGCATGTCTTTTGTCCATAAATCGATACGCATACTTTCTTTAGCTTTACCGTCCCATATAGACAACATAATAGCTTTTGCTTCATCTAATTCAACACCGCCATCTTTAGCGGACCACATTAATTTTTCCGGAACACGGTTTTCATCTAATTCAACTAGGAACTTTATTTCTGATCTGTTTTTATCTGACATTATTTCTTAGGTTTATATTTTGATTTTTCGAAAATTTCTTTAGGACTTGTATCCAATAATTGCTGCAAAGATACTTCATTGTTATTCATATATGACCGAACAATTTGCCAACCAATCCATCCCCCAACTTGACCCGGGGAATCATTATCTATTTCCAAATAAAATTTAGAGAATGGAGCCGGATTAATAAAACGAGAGGCTAGTTTTTGATCATAACTATACAACAATTCTTTTTCAATAAAATAGCGCCAAATATACCCCTCATTTTCCTCACACCAAGCAATTTGTTCTGGACTATACCCTATTTTATTATTATCAGCGTAATCAGGCAGTAATTTATCCTTCATATACAATTTCTTCCCTGAATAAATCATTTGGGATAACAAACTCTTTTCGCTCGATGGTTTTATTTTCTGAACCGAAAAACTCGACACTACATCCGGAAGGATTTGATTAGGTTCAAAATTTTGTTTTATATAATTTGGAAACTGGTAAAATTTATGATCTTTCCCTAAATACATCTCAAGAGAAACAATCACCAGACTATCTGTATAAATAACCTTATTATTATAATCCATTTCTGAAATTACAGTAATCACTTTTGGCGTGGGAGTTTTAGGAAAATAATGTTTAATATTTACAAAAAGATCCTCTAGTTCCGACTCCTTATTTTCAAAATCAGGAAACTTCTTTTGAACTTCACCATACAATTCTCTCCAAAGAGGATTTTGCATTTTTTCTAACCAAACTTCGTCATTATTTCCTGGCGAAAAAAAAAAGGGAAATTCTTCTTTTACTTTATTTAAATCCTGAGGAGGAGTTTCGAAAAATATTTTATCAAAACGAACCACATTTATTGACATAGCTAATTCACTGTCAGCTTTTTCTGTCTTATTGTTCTTGCCACAGCATAAAAACAGCAAACATAATGCAAGAGAGCCTAGATATATTTTCATATCATGTTTTTTTAATTAAATTTGTAAAAAAAAAGAGATAATACCCTCTAAATTTATTTTACAAATATACATTGCTCCTTTTTAATACATGAATAAAATATGACTAAAATAAGTTCTTCTCAGCTTGAAAAAGTAAATACACATATTGTAAACTGGTTAAAGACTTATGCTGAAAATGCAAATGTCAACGGATTTGTAATAGGTATATCAGGAGGAATTGATTCAGCTGTAACTTCAACTTTATGTGCTCAAACCGGATTAAAGGTATTATGT includes the following:
- a CDS encoding penicillin-binding protein; this encodes MAVEDKYISYRIYLVAFAIFLIAIAVAVKLTNIQWVEGDYYRQLAKERTVRNFVIPANKGNIYSADGSLLATSIPNYVIRFDALAPKTEVFEKNVEALSDSLATVLDKSSSFYQNELRKARANNNRYYLVARDLSYTEYVKIKGFPLFKLGAFKGGIIVEQRTVREHPIGKIAERTIGYERKGAGGSHNGKGIEWAFKEYLNGKDGKILKQKIAKGQWKPIRDVNEVDPQDGYDVISTIDVFIQDIAHHALLKQLEDYQADHGCVVVMETHTGQVKAISNLGRAKDGSYYETTNYAVAESHEPGSTFKLADLMALLEDKKADTSTVYDSKGGVIVYSGRKVRDSHEGGYGKITLARGFELSSNTVLVQAVYNAYKDNPSKFVNHLNNFGLNKPLGLSIKGEGRPFIPQPSDKNWSNISLPWMAFGYGVSITPMQTLAFYNAVANNGELLKPQFVSEIKEWNRTIKKYDKEVLNPRICSQETILKLKAVLLNVVKKGTGSKLFSKDFSMAGKTGTAQVNYAKDGGAGKYYASSFVGYFPADNPKYSCIVVVHKPSTVNNNYYGADVAGPVFKRIAQKIFTDVPSTNEIKNLERKIPKQENNYNNYFAKLQKQQHSVPNVKGMPGMDAIALLENLGLKVKSVGVGKVKEQSLQAGQNIIKNTTITLELL
- a CDS encoding FtsL-like putative cell division protein, coding for MKNGVYSLLKARFLINDDAVKNWRFIVFVIALAIIMIANTQRYEQKVFKIAELSNQVKELRSEFVDRRSQLMKLKMESTVSDKMLEKQIFPSTVPPVKIKVIKEEEKSFFKKIWQ
- the rsmH gene encoding 16S rRNA (cytosine(1402)-N(4))-methyltransferase RsmH — its product is MTTTMEYHNPVLLHESVDGLNIKPDGIYVDVTFGGGGHSKEILSRLGPNGKLFAFDQDEDALANALPDERFVLINENFRFIKRFLRFYGVKSVDGILGDLGVSSHQFDVAERGFSTRFDADLDMRMSQKNDLNANKVVNEYDEADLKRVFLDYGELKNATVLARTIVDAREVQPIKTTDELKEVLAKHLPERVRNKILAQIYQAIRIEVNQEMDVLKEFLEQSLEILNPGGRLSVISYHSLEDRLVKRFMKNGMFEGEPERDFFGNFSVPFKTVGKLIVPNNEEIKINNRARSAKLRIAEKR
- a CDS encoding division/cell wall cluster transcriptional repressor MraZ, producing MNTIVGTYECKVDAKGRVLLPAPLKKQLTLSLQDGFVLKRSVFQPCLELYPMVEWDLMMVRINKLNRFSKKNNDFIRRFTAGVKIVEIDSLGRLLVPKDLVGFASITKDVVFSSAVNIVEIWDKDLYEESINGQDVDFAELAEEVMGNINDDDNGIS
- a CDS encoding alpha/beta fold hydrolase — protein: MEKYYKKEGIYSYYEAGEGIPIVILHGLMGGLSNFDAVANYFSNKGYKIIIPDLPIYTQNILKTNVKSFAIYVKNFITFKNLDRVILLGNSLGGHIALYHTKMYPEKVSGLVITGSSGLYESAMGDSYPKRGDYEYIKKKAEDVFYDPKTATPELIDEVYATVNDRIKLIKTLTIAKSAIRHNMAKDLPKMHVQTCIIWGRNDKVTPPDVAEEFNKLLPNSSLYWIDKCGHAAMMEQPEEFNRILEEWLNKTNLQVPTYKE
- the yihA gene encoding ribosome biogenesis GTP-binding protein YihA/YsxC, translating into MKINTAEFIISNSEVEKCPKDFLPEYAFIGRSNVGKSSLINMLTNHKNLAKTSGRPGKTQLINHFLINNNWFLVDLPGYGYAKVSKKTKSVFQQFITDYFETREQLVCAFVLIDIRHEAQAIDIEFMSYMGESEIPFCIVFTKADKISKVKIDSHIAAYKKKMFANNWAEMPQYFVTSATEFTGKEDVLNYIDEVNQEVNKNDTGF
- the gldC gene encoding gliding motility protein GldC yields the protein MSDKNRSEIKFLVELDENRVPEKLMWSAKDGGVELDEAKAIMLSIWDGKAKESMRIDLWTKDMPVDEMKIFFHQTLVAMSDTFHRATGDEKMADTMKDFCEYFAEKLELKK
- the gldB gene encoding gliding motility lipoprotein GldB — translated: MKIYLGSLALCLLFLCCGKNNKTEKADSELAMSINVVRFDKIFFETPPQDLNKVKEEFPFFFSPGNNDEVWLEKMQNPLWRELYGEVQKKFPDFENKESELEDLFVNIKHYFPKTPTPKVITVISEMDYNNKVIYTDSLVIVSLEMYLGKDHKFYQFPNYIKQNFEPNQILPDVVSSFSVQKIKPSSEKSLLSQMIYSGKKLYMKDKLLPDYADNNKIGYSPEQIAWCEENEGYIWRYFIEKELLYSYDQKLASRFINPAPFSKFYLEIDNDSPGQVGGWIGWQIVRSYMNNNEVSLQQLLDTSPKEIFEKSKYKPKK